Proteins found in one Maridesulfovibrio sp. genomic segment:
- a CDS encoding FUSC family protein — MNISFFTPHTPHIKHAFKTGLAAVLAYIAADICHLKFGYWAALSAVIVMQINVADSIKMCWYRFSGTAIGAFIGILCILIFPQTPYMTMLGLFISVGFCAYMTRYNNRYKMAAITTTIVTLASLGEPNRIEYGLFRVLEIGIGVICAFMTSITIWPMRASDTLKEELFNQFEECADNYETLMDGFLDKQSSLIPSALESFNSRLTQNREIYSKVIRHERFIYLEDTQLLGMKVELLEKCASHLRAMLHALNYVHGEGYDIIMENELRNLATVTAKAMRAIGSKKIPNEASLHDALVASQKRLEELRNEGATRRFYLQKIIQFFAFYHSAQFICEDLLRYTRERKKITAKSTGN; from the coding sequence ATGAACATCTCTTTTTTCACGCCTCACACACCGCATATTAAACATGCCTTTAAGACCGGGCTCGCCGCTGTTCTGGCCTATATAGCCGCCGACATTTGTCATTTAAAATTCGGATACTGGGCTGCCCTTTCCGCTGTCATCGTCATGCAGATCAATGTGGCTGATTCTATTAAGATGTGCTGGTATCGTTTTTCCGGCACAGCCATCGGAGCTTTCATAGGGATACTGTGTATTCTTATTTTCCCCCAAACCCCGTATATGACAATGCTGGGGCTTTTTATTTCCGTCGGTTTCTGTGCGTATATGACCCGCTACAATAACCGCTACAAAATGGCGGCCATCACCACCACGATCGTAACTTTAGCCAGCCTCGGGGAGCCTAACAGGATAGAGTACGGCTTGTTCCGAGTGCTTGAAATCGGCATCGGTGTAATCTGCGCCTTCATGACCAGCATCACCATCTGGCCTATGCGCGCATCCGATACTCTAAAGGAGGAACTCTTTAATCAATTTGAGGAATGCGCAGATAACTATGAAACACTAATGGATGGCTTTCTGGATAAACAAAGCAGCCTGATCCCGAGCGCTCTTGAATCATTTAACAGCAGGCTGACCCAAAACCGGGAAATATATTCAAAAGTTATCCGCCATGAAAGATTCATTTATCTGGAAGACACGCAACTACTGGGCATGAAAGTAGAACTTCTTGAAAAATGTGCATCACATCTACGGGCGATGCTCCACGCTTTAAACTATGTACACGGCGAAGGGTACGATATAATTATGGAAAATGAGTTACGCAATCTTGCAACAGTAACGGCGAAAGCTATGCGCGCCATTGGATCTAAAAAAATTCCCAATGAAGCATCTTTGCACGACGCGCTTGTAGCTTCCCAGAAGCGGCTGGAAGAATTACGCAATGAAGGAGCAACTAGAAGATTTTATTTACAGAAAATAATTCAGTTTTTTGCTTTTTACCACAGTGCTCAATTCATATGTGAGGATCTGCTGCGTTACACCCGCGAGAGGAAAAAGATTACCGCCAAATCTACCGGAAATTAA
- a CDS encoding diguanylate cyclase produces MQNNVNGETSEKLKKVLIVEDSITFSGILKRCIHAKLNVEIELCRDYASTVECLKNNPDEYFVALLDIVLPDAPDGEVVDLVVSHDIPSIVFTGEISDQLRSSMWSKRIVDYVQKVNFDDIDHVVRLVDRLRKNLSSKVLVADSSKATRTLFKELLRVYNLQVVEADSGKSAQEKLEEDEIHLIISGYDLPDMSGSSFVKEVRKKYTKSELPVIGFSRDSEASTTAEVLKSGANDFIKSPFEPEEFYCRLSNTVDTVDYIKTIKLISDQDSLTGLYTRRAFFKYGEKLFGQQKRTEAALVAVMLDIDNLRAYNEAYGQFVGDEIIRNIGETLGNRFRKGDVVSRYGGDAFCVLCADMKLQYVESVFKELAASIAQVPIEIGEYRIEATVCIGINTQVGATLEEMISGAEEMLLKAKEKGASKVECGSA; encoded by the coding sequence ATGCAAAATAACGTTAACGGGGAAACTTCCGAGAAGCTGAAAAAAGTTTTGATTGTTGAAGATAGTATTACTTTTTCCGGCATCCTTAAAAGGTGCATTCATGCAAAGTTAAATGTCGAGATTGAATTGTGTCGCGATTATGCTTCTACGGTAGAGTGTCTGAAGAATAATCCTGATGAGTATTTTGTAGCCCTTCTGGATATTGTGCTGCCTGACGCTCCTGATGGGGAAGTTGTTGATCTGGTTGTCTCTCATGATATCCCTTCAATAGTTTTTACAGGAGAGATCAGCGATCAATTGCGTTCTTCTATGTGGTCCAAGCGCATTGTTGATTATGTGCAGAAAGTTAATTTTGACGATATTGATCATGTTGTCCGTTTGGTGGACAGGCTCAGGAAGAATTTGTCTTCTAAAGTCCTTGTAGCAGATAGTTCTAAGGCGACCCGTACTTTGTTCAAGGAATTACTGCGGGTATATAATCTTCAGGTGGTTGAAGCTGATAGCGGAAAATCTGCGCAGGAAAAGCTTGAAGAAGATGAAATTCATCTTATCATTTCCGGTTACGATCTGCCGGATATGAGTGGGTCTTCATTTGTAAAAGAAGTCCGTAAAAAATATACTAAATCTGAACTTCCCGTCATCGGTTTTTCACGTGACAGCGAGGCGTCAACTACAGCTGAAGTTTTAAAGAGTGGTGCTAATGATTTTATAAAAAGTCCTTTTGAACCGGAAGAGTTTTATTGTCGGCTCAGCAACACGGTTGATACCGTGGATTACATCAAGACAATAAAATTGATTTCAGATCAGGATTCTTTAACAGGACTTTATACCCGCAGAGCATTCTTCAAGTATGGCGAAAAACTTTTTGGACAGCAAAAGCGTACTGAAGCAGCACTGGTTGCGGTAATGTTGGATATTGATAATCTCCGGGCCTATAATGAAGCATACGGACAGTTTGTAGGAGATGAAATTATTCGGAATATCGGCGAAACATTAGGAAATCGCTTTCGCAAGGGTGATGTGGTCAGCCGTTATGGTGGAGATGCATTTTGTGTGCTTTGCGCTGATATGAAGCTCCAATATGTTGAGTCTGTTTTTAAAGAGCTGGCAGCCAGCATAGCGCAGGTTCCCATTGAGATTGGTGAATACAGAATAGAGGCTACAGTTTGTATCGGGATCAATACTCAAGTCGGTGCCACTTTGGAGGAAATGATCTCTGGAGCTGAAGAAATGCTGCTTAAGGCTAAGGAGAAGGGTGCCAGCAAAGTTGAATGTGGTTCAGCTTAG
- a CDS encoding SLC13 family permease produces MPITPDILLVLAVLFLVVLFFVFEWVRVDMVGIMVMVCLPLLGLVTPQQAISGLSSNAVVSIIAVIILGAGLDKTGVMNKLAMLILKFAGKDEKKITSIVAATVAVISGFMQNIGAAALFMPAARRISTQTGVPASHILLPMGFCAIIGGTLTLVGSSPLILLNDLLTVRGVSYEHFGMFSMTPIGILLVISALIYFIVFGKWILPHCKVGEKRGLLSPLLAKTYHEVGEIYEMSIPEHGFHEQCLSELQIRSDYACSVLASYNPTTHKRNVAPRPEDTLCPGDTIAVIGEAIFINRLAADFGWKISPEVTVFADDLAPSNSGMMEGIVSPRSQLVGMTVQEAKLRKKYGVVPLAVFVGHEMIISDLSELTINEGTALLLHGKWSAFHQLKDQNDFVFTEPLQGESVREDKAFWALGCLAVTMFMILVLDIQLSISLLFGAMAMILGRVLSLDEAYRSVDWMTVFLLAGLIPLGLAFENTGAAKMIADMLMNAVGVPSPTVLLVCIGLLTSFFTLFTSNVGATVLLVPLSMNLALSCGADPRVAAMTVALAASNTFILPTHQVNALIMRPAGLKAVDYLRAGTGMTILFMIILVGGMRLFF; encoded by the coding sequence ATGCCGATAACTCCAGATATTTTACTCGTTCTTGCCGTACTTTTTCTGGTCGTACTCTTTTTTGTCTTTGAATGGGTGCGAGTTGATATGGTCGGCATTATGGTCATGGTCTGCCTGCCTTTATTAGGACTTGTTACCCCTCAGCAAGCGATTAGCGGACTAAGCAGTAACGCTGTAGTTTCCATAATTGCGGTAATTATTCTCGGGGCAGGACTGGATAAAACCGGCGTGATGAACAAGCTGGCCATGTTGATTTTGAAATTTGCCGGAAAAGACGAAAAAAAAATAACTTCCATTGTTGCCGCGACGGTTGCAGTGATTTCCGGATTTATGCAGAACATCGGAGCAGCCGCACTTTTTATGCCCGCAGCCCGACGTATTTCGACACAAACCGGCGTTCCAGCCTCACACATTCTGCTTCCGATGGGGTTTTGTGCCATCATCGGAGGCACACTGACCTTAGTAGGATCAAGTCCCCTTATCCTCTTAAACGATTTACTGACCGTTCGGGGTGTTAGCTATGAGCATTTCGGTATGTTCAGTATGACACCTATCGGAATACTGCTCGTTATCAGCGCATTGATTTATTTTATTGTTTTCGGGAAATGGATTCTACCTCACTGTAAGGTTGGAGAAAAACGCGGATTGCTTTCGCCATTGCTAGCTAAAACTTATCATGAGGTCGGCGAAATTTATGAAATGAGTATCCCGGAGCATGGCTTCCATGAGCAATGTCTTTCAGAATTACAGATTCGTTCAGATTACGCCTGTTCTGTTCTGGCTTCGTACAACCCGACCACCCACAAAAGAAATGTAGCTCCCCGGCCCGAAGATACCCTTTGTCCGGGAGATACAATCGCGGTGATAGGTGAGGCCATATTTATCAACAGGCTCGCGGCTGATTTCGGATGGAAAATTTCTCCTGAAGTCACGGTATTTGCCGATGACCTTGCCCCTTCTAATTCCGGGATGATGGAAGGCATAGTTTCTCCCCGTTCGCAATTGGTCGGGATGACCGTGCAGGAAGCGAAGTTGCGAAAAAAATACGGGGTAGTTCCGCTAGCGGTTTTTGTTGGACATGAGATGATTATCAGTGATCTTTCCGAACTGACTATTAATGAAGGAACAGCCTTGTTGCTGCATGGCAAGTGGAGTGCATTTCATCAGCTCAAGGATCAGAATGACTTTGTTTTCACCGAGCCTCTTCAAGGAGAATCTGTTCGTGAAGACAAAGCTTTTTGGGCTCTTGGCTGTCTTGCTGTGACCATGTTCATGATTCTGGTGCTCGATATCCAGCTTTCCATTTCGCTTCTTTTCGGAGCAATGGCTATGATTCTAGGCCGCGTGTTGAGCCTTGATGAAGCTTACCGTTCTGTAGATTGGATGACCGTGTTTTTACTGGCTGGATTGATCCCGCTTGGGCTGGCCTTTGAAAATACCGGAGCAGCTAAGATGATAGCTGATATGCTGATGAATGCTGTCGGGGTGCCATCGCCTACGGTGTTACTGGTCTGCATTGGTTTATTGACTTCTTTTTTTACTCTTTTTACTTCCAATGTGGGGGCGACTGTTCTGTTGGTGCCATTATCAATGAACCTTGCTTTATCGTGCGGTGCTGATCCCAGAGTCGCGGCCATGACAGTTGCGCTGGCAGCCTCCAATACTTTTATTCTCCCTACCCATCAGGTGAATGCTTTAATTATGAGGCCCGCAGGGCTGAAAGCTGTGGATTATCTGCGTGCAGGAACGGGAATGACCATTCTGTTCATGATTATTTTAGTGGGAGGTATGCGGCTGTTTTTTTAA
- a CDS encoding TRAP transporter large permease, whose product MEPTTLGIIGIFVMLALLMTRMPVAYVMTLVGFGGFSMLISMKGGMNLLSRNFYDTFSSYSLSTIPLFILMGQLAFNSGISRRLYSTAYHFMGHIQGGLAMATVAACTAFGSVCGSSPATAATMATVGIPEMRRYGYSNSLAAGSVASGGGLGMIMPPSIVLIVYGILTEQSIGELFMAGILPSVVLTVLFIIAIAIVCHRDPSLGPKGEKFSMGAKLKSLLGLIDTIAVFALVIGGMFFGFFTPNESAAVGVLGILVLGVIKRQLSWQAFVNSLYETLRTSVMVLFLVAGALIFGKFLAVTRIPFNVAAWTASFDLHPLIIVSMILVVYFIGGCIMDALALIMLTIPVFYPVITTLGFDPIWFGVIIVLVTQIGVITPPVGINVYVVYGMARKFAPEITLEEIFKGTMPFLLAILVGIVLFAIFPQIILYLPQAMY is encoded by the coding sequence ATGGAACCGACTACTCTTGGGATTATCGGCATCTTTGTGATGCTGGCCCTTCTGATGACCCGCATGCCCGTTGCATACGTTATGACCCTGGTGGGCTTTGGCGGATTCTCAATGCTTATCTCTATGAAAGGCGGCATGAATCTGCTTTCACGCAATTTTTACGACACATTTTCATCTTACAGCCTGTCTACCATTCCACTGTTCATCCTCATGGGTCAGCTCGCTTTTAACAGCGGAATCAGTCGCCGGCTGTACAGCACGGCCTACCATTTCATGGGCCACATTCAAGGCGGGCTGGCAATGGCAACCGTAGCAGCCTGCACCGCATTCGGTTCGGTCTGCGGTTCCAGTCCTGCCACCGCCGCTACTATGGCAACAGTAGGTATCCCGGAAATGAGACGATACGGGTACTCGAATTCCCTTGCCGCCGGCTCAGTAGCTTCCGGAGGAGGACTGGGCATGATCATGCCACCCAGCATCGTACTTATCGTGTATGGAATCCTGACCGAGCAATCCATCGGTGAACTGTTCATGGCCGGTATTCTTCCCTCAGTAGTGCTGACGGTGTTGTTCATAATCGCAATCGCCATAGTCTGCCACAGAGATCCCAGCCTCGGCCCAAAGGGCGAAAAATTTTCCATGGGCGCAAAGCTGAAATCTCTCCTGGGACTTATCGATACCATTGCAGTATTCGCACTTGTTATCGGCGGAATGTTTTTTGGTTTTTTCACTCCCAACGAATCCGCAGCAGTCGGTGTACTGGGCATCCTTGTACTTGGGGTGATCAAGCGCCAATTGAGCTGGCAGGCATTTGTAAATTCACTTTACGAAACATTGCGGACTTCAGTTATGGTGCTGTTTCTCGTGGCCGGAGCACTTATTTTCGGTAAATTTCTTGCCGTCACCCGTATTCCGTTCAATGTAGCAGCGTGGACAGCTTCATTCGACCTTCATCCGCTGATTATTGTTTCCATGATTCTGGTTGTGTACTTCATCGGCGGATGCATAATGGACGCTTTGGCTCTGATTATGCTGACCATCCCTGTATTCTACCCGGTCATCACCACGCTGGGATTCGATCCCATATGGTTCGGAGTTATCATCGTTCTGGTAACCCAGATAGGAGTTATCACCCCTCCGGTAGGCATCAACGTCTACGTGGTTTACGGTATGGCCCGTAAGTTCGCACCGGAGATAACGCTGGAAGAGATCTTTAAAGGCACCATGCCCTTTCTGCTGGCTATTCTGGTCGGGATCGTTCTTTTTGCAATATTCCCCCAGATTATTCTGTATCTGCCGCAGGCTATGTACTAG
- a CDS encoding TRAP transporter small permease: protein MGNQISGFVEKFEALLKNAAAVCLIGMAILTGADIISRGILGAPIFGVEDIVAVLAVLTTGLSLSYAESQKANIGVEFLYSKMSLRTRRVVKIITTSASALLFGLVTWRLYLYGCSMHEAGEVSMTLELPTDKIIFALAFGFGCFTLTLLKELIQIFTGEE from the coding sequence TTGGGTAATCAGATTTCTGGCTTCGTTGAAAAATTTGAGGCTCTACTAAAAAATGCAGCTGCCGTATGTCTGATCGGCATGGCCATTTTGACCGGGGCGGATATTATTTCACGCGGCATACTCGGCGCACCAATTTTCGGGGTGGAAGATATTGTTGCTGTTTTAGCTGTGCTGACTACGGGGCTATCCCTTAGTTACGCCGAATCACAGAAAGCCAACATCGGCGTAGAATTTCTGTACAGTAAGATGTCACTCCGCACTCGGCGCGTAGTTAAAATCATAACAACATCCGCCAGCGCTTTGCTTTTCGGGCTGGTCACTTGGAGACTATACTTATACGGCTGCTCCATGCACGAAGCGGGCGAAGTCTCCATGACTCTTGAACTGCCTACGGATAAAATAATTTTCGCACTCGCTTTCGGTTTCGGTTGCTTCACTCTCACCCTGCTGAAAGAACTCATACAGATCTTTACGGGAGAAGAATAA
- a CDS encoding TRAP transporter substrate-binding protein — MKKILITVAAVAMCICALPLSAGAKSINLTYSNFFPPTHIQSKLAQQWGEEVGKRTEGRVTITYFPGGTLTKAKQCYDGVVEGLSDIGMSALAYSRGRFPVMAAVDLPLGYKSGVAATELANAVYNKFQPKELRDVKVLFFHAHGPGLLFTAKKPVRTLEDIKGMKLRGTGNSAQLLKALGAAPVAMSMPDTYQAIRKGVVDGGVYPMETNKGWKMGEVVDYCTLDYPVGYTTTFFAVMNKDKWNAISKQDQNIIMEISKEFAAKHGQAWDDSDKEGRKFLTEKGGKYIELSEAEGQRWKDKAAPMMQNYIEKVSKKKIDGKAVLDFTVGTLNKIQ, encoded by the coding sequence ATGAAGAAGATCTTAATTACAGTAGCGGCCGTAGCCATGTGCATATGCGCACTGCCCCTTAGCGCAGGCGCGAAATCCATCAACCTTACATATTCCAATTTTTTCCCTCCTACCCACATCCAGTCCAAACTGGCTCAGCAATGGGGCGAAGAAGTAGGCAAACGCACTGAAGGCCGTGTAACAATCACCTACTTTCCCGGCGGCACACTCACCAAAGCAAAGCAGTGCTATGATGGCGTAGTTGAAGGTCTTTCCGATATAGGCATGTCCGCTCTTGCGTATTCCCGCGGACGTTTCCCGGTAATGGCAGCCGTTGACCTGCCCCTTGGTTATAAGTCCGGTGTTGCTGCGACCGAATTAGCCAATGCGGTGTACAATAAATTCCAGCCCAAAGAACTGCGTGATGTAAAGGTTCTGTTTTTCCACGCACACGGTCCCGGACTGCTTTTCACTGCCAAGAAGCCAGTAAGAACCCTTGAAGATATCAAGGGTATGAAACTTCGCGGCACCGGAAACTCCGCCCAGTTGCTCAAAGCCCTCGGAGCCGCACCGGTAGCTATGTCCATGCCGGATACTTATCAGGCCATCCGCAAAGGCGTTGTGGACGGCGGTGTCTATCCTATGGAAACCAACAAAGGTTGGAAAATGGGTGAAGTTGTTGATTACTGTACCCTCGATTATCCGGTCGGCTATACCACAACTTTTTTCGCAGTAATGAATAAAGACAAGTGGAACGCCATTTCCAAGCAGGATCAAAATATCATTATGGAAATCAGCAAAGAGTTTGCAGCCAAGCACGGCCAGGCATGGGATGACAGCGACAAAGAAGGGCGCAAGTTCCTGACTGAAAAAGGCGGCAAGTACATTGAACTGAGCGAAGCCGAAGGACAGCGCTGGAAAGACAAAGCCGCTCCCATGATGCAGAATTACATTGAAAAAGTTTCCAAGAAAAAAATAGACGGTAAAGCAGTCCTCGACTTTACCGTAGGCACTTTGAACAAAATACAATAA
- a CDS encoding TetR/AcrR family transcriptional regulator: MARKQQEKSLQTKRELMETANELFGKKGFVETTVAEITKHAGYAKGSFYRHWVSKDKLFLEIVEEKLTEYRNSRDDRLDKAESLEEVMNIIWDFLENIVRDRNWAKVFLEFTIYASRIPELREDLSLSQYRLSEDVFADLVRNFVETDYPPEKIGAFNTVLFEGYMVRNSIETGFMIRDNGQKGLIDFEDIRKAAVTLAIQNGLKKAE; the protein is encoded by the coding sequence ATGGCAAGAAAACAACAAGAAAAATCTCTTCAGACCAAAAGAGAGCTCATGGAAACAGCCAACGAACTTTTCGGTAAAAAAGGGTTCGTTGAGACTACTGTGGCCGAAATAACGAAGCATGCCGGCTACGCTAAAGGAAGCTTTTACCGCCACTGGGTCAGCAAAGACAAACTTTTTCTGGAAATCGTGGAGGAAAAGCTGACCGAATATCGCAATTCCCGCGATGACCGGCTGGATAAAGCCGAGTCTCTTGAAGAAGTTATGAACATCATCTGGGATTTTCTGGAGAATATTGTCCGAGACCGGAACTGGGCCAAAGTTTTTCTTGAATTCACCATCTACGCTTCCCGGATACCGGAGTTGCGTGAAGACCTGAGCCTGAGTCAGTACAGACTTTCCGAAGATGTTTTCGCCGATCTGGTCCGTAATTTTGTCGAAACCGACTATCCGCCGGAAAAGATAGGGGCTTTCAATACCGTATTATTTGAAGGTTACATGGTACGAAATTCGATAGAGACCGGTTTCATGATTAGAGATAACGGTCAAAAAGGCCTTATCGACTTTGAAGACATCCGCAAGGCGGCTGTCACCCTTGCAATACAGAATGGGCTGAAAAAAGCTGAATAG
- a CDS encoding sulfite exporter TauE/SafE family protein produces MKKLFNLFVLFVCCLGSVSVQAHPLGEVVQESTVMNEGTRLLIVYDTSIGPSITATLIPDADHDGKVSGAEERSLSQDIHKLLAPNLEIFLDNKKVVPELYYASVSPSPGGYNNGLRSNLVYTVPLPKEDFGKHYLKLSDNNFQTGELKWLKWKVQADPQFSVVRTSPDSRELNYQFFTRKIDGAAASFPVPDAGGNNGIRPTPRENASQATLKDYLAQENLGPGTILFALGLAFFLGMGHALSPGHGKAMVAAYLIGRNGRIRDAFTLGTIVTVTHVASVIVLGIVALLLSRYFLPGDLYPWLGAFSGALVFAVGYMMLARRAVHHHGHTHNHSHSHSHNHDGEDDSDPVSWWSMLSLGVAGGMVPCPTALVVLLASVAFGRIVFGLLLIFSFSFGLAAVLILIGILTVRASKLTERFSGSRRWIENLPVLSAGLVMLAGIAIALNALHAGGIIKFTF; encoded by the coding sequence GTGAAAAAGCTGTTTAATTTGTTTGTCTTATTCGTCTGCTGTCTTGGGAGCGTTTCCGTACAGGCCCATCCGTTGGGTGAGGTTGTGCAGGAAAGCACGGTTATGAACGAAGGCACACGTCTGCTCATAGTTTATGATACCTCGATAGGTCCCTCAATTACTGCCACGCTAATCCCTGATGCAGATCATGACGGTAAAGTTTCAGGCGCAGAAGAGCGCAGTCTTTCGCAGGACATACATAAACTTCTGGCACCAAATCTGGAAATATTTCTGGATAATAAAAAGGTTGTTCCAGAGCTTTATTATGCCTCGGTTTCTCCTTCGCCCGGAGGCTATAACAACGGATTGCGGTCAAACCTTGTATACACCGTTCCGCTGCCCAAAGAAGATTTCGGAAAGCATTACCTTAAATTATCCGATAATAATTTTCAGACCGGGGAGCTTAAATGGCTCAAATGGAAAGTGCAGGCAGATCCTCAGTTCAGTGTGGTCAGAACTTCTCCAGATTCACGAGAGCTGAATTATCAGTTTTTCACCAGGAAGATTGATGGGGCAGCTGCTTCCTTTCCCGTCCCGGATGCAGGCGGAAATAACGGCATTAGGCCTACCCCGCGCGAGAATGCAAGTCAGGCGACTCTAAAGGATTATCTCGCACAGGAAAATCTAGGGCCGGGGACCATTCTATTCGCACTTGGATTAGCTTTTTTTCTCGGTATGGGGCATGCGCTGAGTCCCGGCCACGGCAAGGCAATGGTGGCTGCTTACCTTATCGGGCGAAATGGCCGCATTCGTGACGCTTTTACGCTGGGGACAATAGTAACGGTTACTCACGTTGCCAGCGTAATAGTTCTCGGCATCGTGGCTCTGCTGCTTTCCCGTTATTTTCTGCCCGGAGATTTGTATCCGTGGCTGGGGGCATTTTCTGGAGCACTGGTCTTTGCCGTTGGGTACATGATGCTGGCCCGCAGGGCTGTTCATCACCACGGGCATACTCACAATCATTCACATTCGCATTCTCATAATCATGACGGTGAAGACGATTCCGACCCTGTTTCATGGTGGTCCATGCTCAGCCTCGGCGTTGCCGGAGGTATGGTTCCCTGTCCCACAGCATTGGTAGTGTTGCTGGCATCAGTTGCGTTCGGGCGTATTGTTTTCGGGCTGCTGCTGATTTTTTCCTTCAGCTTTGGTCTTGCCGCGGTGTTGATTCTTATCGGTATACTGACGGTGCGGGCATCGAAACTTACCGAAAGGTTTTCCGGTTCACGCCGATGGATTGAGAATCTGCCGGTACTTAGTGCCGGGCTGGTTATGCTCGCGGGTATCGCCATCGCACTGAATGCTCTGCATGCCGGTGGAATAATAAAATTTACTTTCTGA
- a CDS encoding MJ1477/TM1410 family putative glycoside hydrolase, translating to MTCLLLVSACVSTTPKHPLSTSAKQTKTKVGIVPPHKKISSWAYQLQNPKVAALAESPYDLLVVDYSKDGSDEKRLSPKDISILHKFKKTVLCYFSIGEAEEYRFYWQNDWKKNQPGFLGPENKDWTGNYKVKYWREDWWEKGLRPYLDRILEAGFDGVYLDIVDGYWFWHEQGMEVRDTADEMVKLIKRIADYTRKKAGKNFIICPQNGIGIFKDCSPEYKEVYFKTIDMVGLESLLFNYHSEEDKNYRLQLAKQLAEAGKTILDVEYIEKSQYADYLKQVKALDFKLIPYGSTQDAALDSITDFWKFRK from the coding sequence ATGACTTGTCTTTTGCTTGTCAGCGCGTGCGTTTCCACAACACCAAAACATCCGCTATCCACGTCGGCCAAACAAACAAAAACCAAAGTCGGTATCGTCCCGCCCCACAAAAAAATTTCAAGCTGGGCCTATCAACTGCAAAATCCCAAGGTCGCTGCTTTAGCTGAATCTCCATATGATTTACTGGTCGTTGACTATTCGAAGGACGGGTCGGACGAGAAAAGATTATCGCCGAAAGACATTTCCATTCTACATAAATTTAAAAAGACAGTGCTCTGCTACTTTTCCATTGGCGAAGCTGAAGAGTACCGTTTCTACTGGCAGAACGACTGGAAAAAGAATCAACCCGGCTTTCTGGGACCGGAAAATAAGGACTGGACCGGAAACTATAAAGTAAAATACTGGCGCGAAGATTGGTGGGAAAAAGGTTTACGCCCCTACCTAGACCGTATTCTGGAAGCTGGATTCGATGGAGTCTATCTGGACATCGTAGACGGTTACTGGTTCTGGCATGAACAGGGTATGGAAGTGCGGGACACTGCAGATGAAATGGTAAAATTAATCAAAAGAATCGCAGACTACACCCGCAAGAAAGCAGGTAAAAATTTCATCATCTGTCCCCAGAACGGTATAGGAATTTTCAAAGACTGCTCCCCGGAATACAAGGAAGTTTATTTCAAAACTATCGATATGGTCGGCCTTGAAAGCCTGCTTTTCAATTACCACAGCGAAGAAGACAAAAACTACCGTCTGCAATTGGCAAAACAACTTGCTGAAGCAGGTAAGACAATCCTTGACGTTGAATACATAGAAAAATCCCAATACGCCGACTATCTTAAGCAGGTAAAAGCGCTTGATTTCAAATTAATCCCCTACGGCTCGACACAGGATGCGGCGCTGGATTCAATCACGGATTTCTGGAAATTCAGAAAGTAA
- a CDS encoding GNA1162 family protein has product MNRNFIAVLAFFLFLSGCSGTYMKDYVQSNGIASDARHAAVLPLVNLTNTPNAGRMVGDLLTTELYASTGFDLMETTEMLKRIKGDEDDLEFVMEDVVAQKLGNKLGVDTVIYGSVTEYQYKRGVNQSPTVGINLRMIDVSSGNVIWASSSSKSGGCFFGCTESLNSVAQETLAEMVAAMSTVSAQ; this is encoded by the coding sequence GTGAATAGGAATTTTATAGCTGTTTTGGCTTTTTTTCTCTTTCTTTCCGGATGTTCCGGTACCTACATGAAAGATTATGTTCAATCGAACGGGATCGCCAGTGACGCGCGGCACGCAGCTGTATTGCCGCTGGTGAATCTGACCAACACCCCAAATGCGGGACGTATGGTCGGTGATCTGCTGACTACCGAACTTTATGCCTCTACCGGATTCGACCTCATGGAAACGACTGAAATGCTTAAGCGCATCAAAGGCGATGAGGATGATCTGGAGTTCGTCATGGAAGATGTCGTGGCCCAGAAATTGGGAAATAAGCTTGGCGTGGATACCGTTATCTACGGTTCTGTGACCGAGTACCAATACAAGCGGGGAGTGAATCAGAGTCCCACCGTGGGTATAAATCTGCGTATGATTGATGTCTCCTCCGGCAATGTTATCTGGGCTTCATCTTCTTCCAAGAGCGGGGGGTGCTTTTTCGGATGTACGGAATCCTTGAACAGCGTTGCGCAG